TCTGGAGGAACTCGAGGATGGTGAACATGTCGTGGAGCTCCGCCACGTCGACGTCGTCCGGGCCGATGCCGGCCATCTCGTAGGCGATATCGGAGGAGTCGACGACGCCGCCCATCGTCGTCGGGTCCGCGCGCTCGTGGACGACGTGGGTGTCGGTCGCGCCGCCGATACCCGATATCACGGCGTAGTTACCGTCGGGCGCGTACTCCTCGGCCACGGACTCCGGGCAGAACACGAGCGCGGCGGAGCCGTCCGTGATCGGACAGAAGTCGTACAGCCGGAGGGGGTCGGCAACGATCGGAGAGTCGAGGACGGTGTCGAGGTCGACCTCCTTCCGGAACTGCGCGTGGGGGTTGTCAACGCCGTTCTCGTGGTTCTTCACCGCGACCTTCCCGAGGCTCTCGCGGGGCGCGTCGTACTCGTCGAGGTAGAGGCGCGCCGTGAGCCCCGCGAACGAGGGGAGCGTCACGCCGTGTTTGTACTCGACCGGGTGCGTGAGCGACGCGATCACGTCGGTCGCCTCCGACGTGGTCCGGTGGGTCATCTTCTCGCCGCCGACGAGCATGGTGAGGTCGCTCGCGCCGGAGGCGACCGACTGCCACGCGGCGTACACGCCCGCGCCGCCCGACGACGAGGTCTGGTCGATCCGGGCGGTGTAGGCCGGCTGGGCCGCCAAGTCGTGGGCGAGCGCGTTCGGGACGCCGGTCTGGCCCTCGAACTCGCCGCTGGCCATGTTCGAGACGTACAGGTGATCGAGGTCGTCGCCGTCGACGCCGGCGTCGTCGAGCGCGGCCGCGCCCGCCTCCGCCAGCAGCTCCCGCACCCAGGCGTCGCGCTGCCCGAACCGAGTCATCGACGCGCCGACGATCGCTACGCGTTCCATACGCGTCGGTCCACCGCGGTCGCCTAAAACGTACCTCTCTGCCGGTGCCCATCGAATACCTCTCGCCGTCCCCGACGAGTCCCTCCGCCGGTCGCTGCGAAGGGATTCGTCGGCTCAGTCGGCCGCGGCGGGTGTCTCGTCGCGGAACGCGTCTCCGTCGTTTTTATCTGCCGCCCGCGAGTCCGTCACGTCCGTGAACGCCTGCCGCCGGGCGTAGAAGAAGTAGACGTACGGCACCTTCGCCAACACGTCGAGGAAGGCGTACGTCAGCGCCGCGCCCACGGCGCCGGTGAATCCGATTCCCGCCGGGCCCATCAGCCAGACGAACGGGTACGCGAGCCACAGCAGCCCGACGTGGTTCTTCAGCAGGCTGAACAGCCCCTTCTGCATCGGGTCGTCGGGGATTCCCCGCGGGAAGATCACGTACAGGTACGCGAAAAGCGAGACGTGGAACAGCGAGGAGACGCCGAACAGCACCCACTTGAGCGTCCCACCGCTCACGACCGCGCCGGCGCCGAACGCGATCATCAGCGCGTCCGCGACCATCACGCCGCCGATGGCGCGACGCGACGCGCCGGCGGCGTAGCCGATGAAGCCGACCAGCAGCGGCGTGGTGACGATCCAGTCGACGTACCGAAGGCCGACGAGTTCGGACCCGTTGATCGTGACGGTCCCGATTCCGAGGGCCATCCCGACGTAACTGAGGCCAGCGAAGCCGGGAATGACCGCCAGCGCGGCCAGTCGGACGCGCGCCCTCGATCCCTCCAGCTTCGCGTACAGCGCCGCGGTGATCCCGACCCCGCCGAGGAAGGCGACCGCGGCCATCCAGTAGGCGACGGTGATGGGGTCGGTCATCGCGCACCCCCGTCGGTCGTCGCCTGCGGACGGCCGGTCCCGGCCTCGGGGCTAGGCCCGTTCGAGACGGAGTCGCCCTCCTCGACGGTGAACGCGGCGACCCGGTCCTGAAGCGTCGTCACGGCGTCGGTCTGGAACTCGCGCAGCGAGTCGGACACGTCCTCGACGACCGACTGCCCCTCCTGTATCTCCGTCGCCGTCTGCTCCGCCGTCTCGGCGGTCTCCGTGCTGAGCTCCGTGATCTCGTCGACGGAGCCGGCGGTGTCCTGTACCGTGTCGGCCTGGTCGGCCGTCGTCCGACGGATCTCCCCGAGCGAGCGGCTGATCTCGTCGACGGAGTCGGCGATCGCCTCGATGTCGGACAGCGTCGATTCGACGGTGTCGGTCCCGGTCTGGACGCGCTCCTGCGTCGACCGGATCGACACCGTCACCTCCTCGGTCTTGTCGGCGATGTCGTCTATCATCTTGGCGATCTCGTTCGCGCGCGACTGCGTCTCCTCGGCGAGCCCCTTCACCTCCTCCGCGACGACGCTGAACCCGTCGCCGGAGCCGTCCGCGCGGGCCGCCTCGATGGAGGCGTTCAGCGCGAGCATGTTCGTCTGCTCCGCGATCTCACCGATGATGTCGACGATCTCCGTGATCTCGTCCATCCCCTCCTGAAGCTGTTCGACCCGGTCGACGGCCCGTTCCGCCTCGGACTCGACCTCGGCCATCTCGTTCAGCGCGCTCTCGGAGGAGCTCCGGGCGTCGTCGCTCGTCGCCGCGACCGTCTCGCTCCGCTCCGACACGTCGTCGACGGTGGCCGCGATCTCCTCGGCGGACGCGCTGACGGTCTCGATGTCGGCCGCGATGGACTCGAGCTCCGCGCGCTGGTCGCTCGCCTGCCCGCGGATCGTCGTCGCGCTTCCGGTCGCGCTGGCGACGCGCTGCTCGACCTCGTTGCTCATCTCGGCCATCTCGCCCGCGTCGGCCTCGATCCGGTCGGCCATCTCGCGTACCGTCTCGACGGTCCCCTGAAGGTCGTCCATCATCCGGTTGAACGACTTCCCGACGGTCGCGAGGCTCTCGTCGGTCTCGTCGACGTCGACGCGTGAGGTCCCCGGTCGCCGCCTCCTCCATCACCTCGGCGTAGCGGTCGGCGGTCCGTCGGTACCGGTCGGCCATCTCGGTCGCCTCCGTTCGCGCGTCCTCCAGTTCCTCTTGGGTCCGTTCCATCTCCGCCAGCCGGTCCTTCAGCGAGAGGCGCATCTCCTCGATCGACCCCGCCAGCTGGCCGAACTCGTCGGTTCGAGTCGACCGGACCTCCCGGTCGATGTCGCCGTTGGCGACGCGCCGCGTCTGCGCTCCGATCTCGCTGACGCTGGCGATCGTCTCGGCCGCGTTGATGGATCCCAAGGTTAGAAGTCCGGCGACGGCCGCGACGACCGTCGCGTTCGCGTCGTCAGTGACCACGCCGACGGCGACGATGAACGCCCCCGTCGCGACGTATCCGGCCCCTAACTTCGCCCCGTAGCTGTTTTTCACCGCTTCTACCAGCATACGATACGTCAGGTGGACCACCGTGTTAAACGGCGCCCCGACGCTATCAATCGTGATACTCCGAGTTCGGACGTGCGTCCCGACCGCCGCACGGGCGACCGAAGCCGTCGCGGCTCCGCTACTCGGTCCGCCGCCCGCCGTGTCCCGGGTAGTCGCGCTCGAAGCGCGACCCGATCTCCTCGCGGTCCAGTCGGATCACGACCGGGCGCCCGTGCGGGCAGGCGTAGGGGTTCTCGCAGGCGTCGAGCCGGTCGAGGAGGTCGACGACGCGCCCCTCCGTGAGCGAGGTGTTCCCCGTGACGGAAGGGTAACACGCGAGGTCCGCGAGCAGTTCGTCGACGGCGTCCGCCACCGGCTCGTCGCCCGCCGCGGCGTCGTCGACGAGCGCGGACAGGGCGTCCCGCAGGAGGTCGGGGTCGAGCGCGGCGTCGAAGACGGCCGGGACCGCCGTCACCGCGACCTCGCGGTCGCCAGCGCGCTCGGCGCGGAACCCGACCTCGGCTAGGTCGTCGACGAACTCCTCGAACAGCGCCGCCTCGCGCGCGGTCAGCTCGATGCGGACGGGCTTCGCGAGCGCCTGCGCGTCCGCGCCGTCCGCGAAGACGGCCTTCAGCCGCTCGTAGTTCACGCGCTCGTCGGCGGCGTGCTGGTCGATCAACACGAGGCCGTCCGGCGCCTCCGCGACGACGTACGTCTCGTGAAGTTGGCCGAGTACCCGCAGCGAGGGCAGGGAGTCGAACTCGCGTTCGCTCTCCGTCGCCTCCCCGTCGAGGGTCCGCTGTCGCGTCGCGGGGCGCGCTCGGCGCGTCGAGTCCGCCGCCTCCGACCGGGCCGCTCGCCCCTCGTCCTCGACCGTCGCATCGTCGGTGACTCCCGTCGCGTCGCCGGCGGGCCGCGTTTCGTCCGCGGTCGGCCTCCCGCGGTCCGCCGGCGCCTCCGTGTCAGCGGGCGCCTCCTCCCGGCC
The sequence above is a segment of the Halorubrum sp. 2020YC2 genome. Coding sequences within it:
- a CDS encoding bacteriorhodopsin, coding for MAAVAFLGGVGITAALYAKLEGSRARVRLAALAVIPGFAGLSYVGMALGIGTVTINGSELVGLRYVDWIVTTPLLVGFIGYAAGASRRAIGGVMVADALMIAFGAGAVVSGGTLKWVLFGVSSLFHVSLFAYLYVIFPRGIPDDPMQKGLFSLLKNHVGLLWLAYPFVWLMGPAGIGFTGAVGAALTYAFLDVLAKVPYVYFFYARRQAFTDVTDSRAADKNDGDAFRDETPAAAD
- a CDS encoding thiolase family protein; protein product: MERVAIVGASMTRFGQRDAWVRELLAEAGAAALDDAGVDGDDLDHLYVSNMASGEFEGQTGVPNALAHDLAAQPAYTARIDQTSSSGGAGVYAAWQSVASGASDLTMLVGGEKMTHRTTSEATDVIASLTHPVEYKHGVTLPSFAGLTARLYLDEYDAPRESLGKVAVKNHENGVDNPHAQFRKEVDLDTVLDSPIVADPLRLYDFCPITDGSAALVFCPESVAEEYAPDGNYAVISGIGGATDTHVVHERADPTTMGGVVDSSDIAYEMAGIGPDDVDVAELHDMFTILEFLQSEDLGFFEKGEGWKAVEEGVTDRDGDLPINTSGGLKSKGHPLGASGVAQVYEIFKQVTGDAGPRQVEADTGLACNVGGFGNCVTTTILEGSQ
- a CDS encoding methyl-accepting chemotaxis protein → MDDLQGTVETVREMADRIEADAGEMAEMSNEVEQRVASATGSATTIRGQASDQRAELESIAADIETVSASAEEIAATVDDVSERSETVAATSDDARSSSESALNEMAEVESEAERAVDRVEQLQEGMDEITEIVDIIGEIAEQTNMLALNASIEAARADGSGDGFSVVAEEVKGLAEETQSRANEIAKMIDDIADKTEEVTVSIRSTQERVQTGTDTVESTLSDIEAIADSVDEISRSLGEIRRTTADQADTVQDTAGSVDEITELSTETAETAEQTATEIQEGQSVVEDVSDSLREFQTDAVTTLQDRVAAFTVEEGDSVSNGPSPEAGTGRPQATTDGGAR